The proteins below come from a single Panicum hallii strain FIL2 chromosome 7, PHallii_v3.1, whole genome shotgun sequence genomic window:
- the LOC112901693 gene encoding probable galacturonosyltransferase-like 3, with the protein MRVLAVVLLAAACAAAAAVASGGGGGELPEFREAPAFRNGAACAGAPTIHIAMTLDATYLRGSLAGVLSVLRHAACPESITFHFVASSTSPARRLTALRRALAAAFPTLPATVHRFDARLVRGKISSSVRRALDQPLNYARIYLADLLPRSVPRVLYLDSDLLVVDDVARLWATDLGPDAALAAPEYCHANFTSYFTDAFWRHPEYAAVFANRTRVPCYFNTGVMVIDLDRWRAGGYTAKLEYWMEVQKQEARIYELGSLPPFLLVFAGEVKAVEHRWNQHGLGGDNVAGQCRELHPGPVSLLHWSGKGKPWLRLDAGRPCPLDALWAPYDLRRRRGARDDLLAAVA; encoded by the coding sequence ATGCGCGTCCTCGCCGTGGTCCTCCTCGCCGCGGcgtgtgcggcggcggcggcggtggcgtccgggggcggcggcggggagctccCGGAGTTCCGGGAGGCGCCGGCGTTCCGCAACGGCGCGGCCTGCGCGGGCGCGCCGACGATCCACATCGCGATGACGCTGGACGCCACCTACCTGCGGGGCTCGCTCGCTGGCGTCCTCTCCGTGCTCCGCCACGCCGCCTGCCCGGAGTCCATCACCTTCCACTTCGTCGCCTCCTCGACCTCCCCGGCGCGCCGCCTCACGGCCCTACGCCGCGCGCTGGCGGCCGCCTTCCCCACGCTCCCGGCCACCGTGCACCGCTTCGACGCCCGCCTCGTCCGCGGCAAGATCTCCTCCTCCGTCCGCCGCGCGCTCGACCAGCCCCTCAACTACGCCCGCATCTACCTCGCCGACCTCCTCCCGCGCTCCGTCCCCCGCGTCCTCTACCTCGACTCGGACCTCCTCGTCGTCGACGACGTCGCCCGCCTCTGGGCCACCGACCTCGGCCCcgacgccgccctcgccgcgcccGAGTACTGCCACGCGAACTTCACCTCCTACTTCACCGACGCGTTCTGGCGACACCCCGAGTACGCAGCCGTCTTCGCCAACCGGACGCGCGTCCCCTGCTACTTCAACACCGGGGTCATGGTCATCGACCTGGACAGGTGGCGCGCCGGCGGGTACACCGCGAAGCTGGAGTACTGGATGGAGGTGCAGAAGCAGGAGGCCAGGATATACGAGCTGGGCTCCCTCCCGCCGTTCCTCCTGGTGTTCGCCGGCGAGGTGAAGGCCGTGGAGCACCGGTGGAACCAGCACGGGCTCGGCGGCGACAACGTGGCGGGCCAGTGCCGGGAGCTGCACCCGGGCCCGGTCAGCCTGCTCCACTGGAGCGGGAAGGGGAAGCCGTGGCTGCGGCtggacgccggccggccgtgtcCGCTCGACGCGCTCTGGGCGCCCTacgacctccgccgccgccgcggcgcccgcgaCGACCTCCTCGCCGCTGTCGCCTAA
- the LOC112899652 gene encoding probable beta-D-xylosidase 6 translates to MLFALLCLLALAGGAAPAAAAANARPCASPDSASAYPFCDASLSILARARALVSLLTLDEKIAQLSNTAGGVPRLGVPPYQWWSESLHGLADNGPGVNFSSGPVRAATAFPQVILSTAAFNRSLWRAVAGAVATEALGMHSAGQAGLTYWAPNINIFRDPRWGRGQETSGEDPAVAAAYSLEYVKGFQGEFGEEGRIRLSACCKHYTAYDMEKWEGFSRYTFNAKVTAQDLEDTYQPPFKTCIQEARASCLMCAYNQVNGVPMCARKDLLQKTRDEWGFKGYITSDCDAVAIIHENQTYTTSDEDSIAIVLRAGMDLNCGSFLVRHTKSAIEKGKIQEQDIDRALFNLFSVQLRLGIFDKPKDTELGPNNVCTAEHRELAAEAVRQGAVLLKNDNAFLPLKRSEVRHVAVVGPSANDAYAMGGDYTGVPCNPTTFLKGIQAYVAQTTFAAGCKDVSCNSTNLFGEAIEAAKAADIVVVVAGLNLTEEREDFDRVSLLLPGKQMNLIHTVASVTKKPLVLVLLGGGPVDVSFAKHDPRIASILWLGYPGEVGGQVLPEILFGKYNPGGKLAMTWYPESFTAIPMTDMNMRADSSRGYPGRTYRFYTGDVVYGFGYGLSYSRYSYSILSAPKKISVPHSSVPDIISRKPAYISRDGLDFVKIEDVASCEALVFSVHIAVSNHGDMDGSHAVLLFARSKSSVPGFPIKQLVGFERVHTAAGSATNVELTIDPCKHMSAANPEGQRVLLLGAHVLTVGDEEFKLLIET, encoded by the exons ATGCTTTTCgccctcctctgcctcctcgccctcgccggcggcgccgcgccggcggcggctgcggcgaaCGCGCGCCCGTGCGCGTCGCCGGACTCGGCTAGCGCCTACCCGTTCTGCGACGCCTCGCTCTCCATCctggcccgcgcgcgcgcgctcgtcTCGCTCCTCACCCTCGACGAGAAGATCGCGCAGCTGTCCAACACGGCGGGCGGGGTCCCGCGCCTGGGCGTCCCGCCCTACCAGTGGTGGTCCGAGTCCCTCCACGGGCTCGCCGACAACGGGCCCGGGGTCAACTTCTCCTCGggccccgtccgcgccgccaccgccttccCGCAGGTCatcctctccaccgccgccttcaACCGCTCGCTGTGGCGCGCCGTGGCCGGGGCCGTCGCCACGGAGGCCCTCGGCATGCACAGCGCCGGCCAGGCCGGGCTCACGTACTGGGCGCCCAACATCAACATCTTCCGCGACCCCCGCTGGGGCCGCGGCCAGGAGACGTCCGGGGAGGaccccgccgtcgccgccgcgtaCTCCCTCGAGTACGTCAAGGGGTTCCAGGGGGAGTTCGGGGAGGAAGGCAGGATTAGGCTCTCGGCCTGCTGCAAGCACTATACAGCGTATGACATGGAGAAGTGGGAGGGCTTCTCGAGGTACACCTTCAATGCCAAG GTAACTGCGCAAGATTTGGAGGACACGTACCAGCCTCCTTTCAAGACCTGCATCCAGGAGGCTCGTGCCAGCTGCTTGATGTGCGCATATAACCAGGTTAATGGTGTGCCGATGTGTGCTCGCAAAGATCTTCTGCAGAAGACCAGGGATGAATGGGGCTTCAAGGG GTACATTACATCTGATTGTGATGCTGTGGCAATTATCCACGAGAACCAGACATACACTACTTCAGATGAGGATTCAATAGCAATTGTTCTTAGGGCAG GAATGGATCTCAACTGTGGTTCTTTCCTAGTTCGGCACACAAAGTCAGCAATCGAGAAGGGGAAGATTCAAGAACAAGATATCGACCGTGCCCTTTTTAATCTATTCTCGGTTCAATTGCGTCTTGGGATATTTGATAAGCCCAAGGACACCGAATTGGGGCCCAATAATGTGTGCACGGCAGAACATAGAGAACTTGCAGCAGAAGCTGTAAGGCAGGGTGCTGTCCTTTTGAAGAACGACAATGCTTTTTTGCCTCTGAAGAGAAGCGAAGTTAGGCATGTTGCTGTCGTTGGACCATCTGCaaatgatgcatatgcaatgggTGGAGACTATACAG GTGTTCCCTGCAATCCTACAACCTTCCTTAAAGGCATTCAAGCCTATGTTGCACAAACAACCTTTGCTGCTGGATGCAAGGATGTTTCCTGTAACTCAACAAATTTGTTTGGTGAAGCCATTGAAGCAGCTAAAGCAGCCGATATTGTTGTTGTAGTTGCTGGGTTGAACCTGACAGAAGAGCGCGAAGACTTTGATAGAGTGAGCCTTCTCCTTCCAGGCAAGCAGATGAACCTCATACATACCGTTGCTAGTGTAACGAAGAAGCCCCTTGTATTGGTTCTCTTGGGTGGTGGTCCTGTTGACGTTTCTTTTGCAAAGCACGATCCACGAATAGCAAGCATTCTTTGGCTTGGATATCCTGGCGAGGTCGGTGGGCAAGTCCTTCCAGAAATTCTTTTTGGGAAGTACAACCCAG GAGGAAAGCTGGCTATGACTTGGTACCCTGAATCCTTCACTGCTATTCCAATGACTGATATGAACATGAGAGCTGATTCTTCACGCGGTTACCCAGGAAGAACATATCGATTCTACACTGGAGATGTAGTGTACGGTTTTGGATATGGTTTAAGTTAttccagatattcatatagcaTCTTGTCGGCTCCAAAGAAGATCAGCGTTCCACATTCATCAGTTCCGGACATTATCAGTAGGAAGCCTGCGTATATAAGCAGGGATGGGCTAGACTTTGTGAAAATCGAAGATGTTGCATCATGTGAAGCTCTAGTATTCTCTGTTCACATCGCGGTTTCGAATCACGGTGACATGGATGGGAGCCATGCTGTTCTACTGTTCGCGAGGTCAAAATCAAGTGTTCCAGGCTTTCCTATAAAACAATTGGTTGGTTTTGAGCGTGTCCACACAGCTGCTGGCAGTGCAACCAACGTGGAGCTTACCATAGATCCTTGCAAGCACATGAGCGCAGCCAATCCTGAGGGCCAAAGGGTACTGTTATTGGGTGCCCACGTTCTGACGGTGGGTGATGAAGAGTTCAAATTGCTCATCGA